From the Panthera leo isolate Ple1 chromosome C1, P.leo_Ple1_pat1.1, whole genome shotgun sequence genome, one window contains:
- the PRMT6 gene encoding protein arginine N-methyltransferase 6, whose amino-acid sequence MSQPKKRKLESGGGGEGGEGAEEEDGGEQEAALPRPRRARRERDQLYYECYSDISVHEEMIADRVRTDAYRLGILRNWSALRGKTVLDVGAGTGILSIFCVQAGARRVYAVEASAIWQQAREVVRLNGLEDRVHVLPGPVETVELPEQVDAIVSEWMGYGLLHESMLSSVLHARTKWLKEGGLLLPASAELFVAPISDQMLELRLGFWSQVKQLYGVDMSCLESFATRCLMGHSEIVVQGLSGEDVLARPQRFAQLELARTGLEQELEAGVGGRFRFSCYGSAPMHGFAIWFQVTFPGGDSEKPLVLSTSPFHPVTHWKQALLYLNEPVQVEQDTDISGEITLLPSRDNHRLLRVLLRYKVGDQEEKTKDFAMED is encoded by the coding sequence ATGTCGCAGCCCAAGAAAAGAAAGCTTGAGTCGGGGGGCGGCGgcgaaggaggggagggagctgaggAGGAAGATGGCGGAGAGCAGGAGGCGGCCCTGCCGCGACCCCGGAGGGCTAGGCGGGAGCGGGACCAGCTGTACTACGAGTGCTACTCGGACATATCCGTCCACGAGGAGATGATTGCGGACCGCGTCCGCACGGATGCCTATCGCCTGGGCATCCTGCGGAACTGGTCAGCACTGCGGGGCAAGACTGTGCTGGACGTGGGCGCGGGCACTGGCATTCTTAGCATCTTCTGTGTGCAGGCCGGGGCCCGGCGCGTGTACGCGGTGGAGGCCAGCGCCATCTGGCAACAGGCCCGGGAGGTGGTGCGGCTCAACGGCCTGGAGGACCGGGTGCACGTCTTGCCGGGGCCAGTGGAGACGGTGGAGTTGCCGGAGCAGGTGGATGCCATCGTGAGCGAGTGGATGGGCTACGGACTCTTGCACGAGTCCATGCTGAGCTCTGTGCTCCACGCGCGGACCAAATGGCTGAAAGAGGGCGGTCTTCTCCTGCCGGCTTCCGCCGAGCTCTTCGTGGCGCCCATCAGCGACCAGATGCTGGAGTTGCGCCTAGGCTTCTGGAGCCAGGTGAAGCAGCTCTATGGTGTGGACATGAGCTGCCTGGAGAGCTTCGCCACGCGCTGCCTTATGGGCCACTCGGAGATCGTGGTGCAGGGTTTGTCTGGGGAGGATGTACTGGCCCGGCCGCAGCGCTTTGCTCAGCTGGAGCTGGCCCGCACCGGCCTGGAGCAGGagctggaggctggggtgggcGGACGCTTCCGCTTCAGTTGCTACGGCTCGGCGCCCATGCACGGCTTTGCCATCTGGTTCCAGGTGACCTTCCCCGGAGGGGACTCGGAGAAACCGCTGGTGCTGTCCACTTCGCCTTTTCATCCGGTCACGCACTGGAAGCAGGCACTCCTCTACCTGAACGAACCTGTGCAAGTGGAACAAGATACGGACATTTCCGGAGAGATCACGCTGCTGCCCTCCCGGGATAACCACCGTCTCCTGCGCGTGCTGCTGCGCTACAAAGTAGGCGACCAGGAGGAGAAGACCAAAGACTTTGCCATGGAGGACTGA